In Arthrobacter sp. B3I4, the following proteins share a genomic window:
- a CDS encoding type I restriction endonuclease: MEFAEKLSALAAKVRQQRQVIQTEEATKNAFVMPFISSILGYDVFNPLEVVPEFIADVGLKKGEKIDYAIVKDGEVQILIECKKSTEPVKIEHASQLFRYFAVTNARIAILTNGEVYQFFTDLDAPNRMDAKPFLVLDLNDIDEMLIPELQKLSKDVFDLDSIISAAGELKYIGELKRTLAAQFKEPEDEWVKFLTGRVYTGAYTQKVREQFSTLVGKASKQFLNDQVNDRLKKALGAPNFPQSDETAAAAAVTSAPVAQADLEAADGIETTLEEIEGYQIVRAIVCSEVKPARVSQRDAKSYFAVLLDDNNRKPIARLHFNRTQKYIGLFGSDKEETRVPISSLEEIYEHTEALRASVRSYL, from the coding sequence ATGGAATTTGCAGAAAAACTGTCGGCGCTGGCGGCGAAGGTGCGCCAGCAGCGACAGGTTATCCAAACAGAAGAAGCGACGAAGAACGCCTTCGTGATGCCCTTCATATCGAGCATCCTCGGCTATGACGTCTTCAACCCGTTGGAGGTCGTCCCCGAGTTCATCGCCGACGTCGGATTGAAGAAGGGCGAGAAGATTGATTACGCGATCGTCAAGGACGGAGAAGTTCAGATCCTGATTGAGTGCAAGAAGTCCACTGAGCCCGTCAAGATAGAGCACGCATCGCAGTTGTTCAGATACTTCGCGGTAACCAATGCCCGGATTGCCATTCTCACCAACGGGGAGGTCTATCAGTTCTTCACTGACCTCGACGCGCCGAACCGGATGGATGCAAAGCCATTCCTCGTCCTCGATCTTAACGACATTGACGAAATGCTTATCCCCGAACTGCAGAAGTTGTCCAAAGACGTCTTCGACCTGGACTCCATCATCAGCGCGGCGGGGGAACTGAAGTACATCGGCGAACTCAAGCGCACTCTGGCCGCGCAGTTCAAGGAACCCGAAGACGAATGGGTCAAGTTTTTGACCGGCCGCGTTTACACGGGCGCCTACACACAGAAAGTCCGCGAGCAGTTCAGTACTCTGGTCGGGAAAGCATCTAAGCAGTTCCTCAACGACCAAGTGAACGACCGCTTAAAGAAGGCTCTTGGCGCCCCTAATTTCCCGCAGAGCGACGAAACCGCAGCGGCCGCAGCAGTCACGAGCGCCCCGGTCGCTCAGGCCGATCTTGAGGCGGCAGACGGCATCGAGACAACGCTGGAGGAAATCGAGGGCTATCAGATCGTCCGCGCCATCGTCTGTAGTGAGGTCAAGCCTGCCCGTGTTTCTCAACGCGATGCAAAGTCCTACTTTGCGGTGCTTCTGGATGACAATAACCGCAAGCCGATCGCCCGCCTCCACTTCAACCGGACCCAGAAGTACATCGGCCTTTTTGGCAGCGACAAGGAGGAAACGCGTGTTCCGATCAGTTCGCTGGAGGAGATTTACGAGCACACCGAAGCGCTGCGGGCGAGCGTCAGGAGCTATCTGTAG